In the Nicotiana tabacum cultivar K326 chromosome 16, ASM71507v2, whole genome shotgun sequence genome, one interval contains:
- the LOC107789614 gene encoding acetyl-CoA carboxylase 1 isoform X4, protein MDTGEYYFLELNPRLQVEHPVTEWIAEMNLPAAQVAVGMGIPLWQIPEIRRFYGMEHGGGYDAWRKTSIVATPFDFDKAESTKPKGHCVAVRVTSEDPDDGFKPTSGKVQELSFKSKPNVWAYFSVKSGGGIHEFSDSQFGHIFAFGESRALAIANMVLGLKEIQIRGEIRTNVDYTIDLLHASDYRENKIHTGWLDSRIAMRVRAERPPWYLSVVGGALYKASASGAALVSEYVGYLEKGQIPPKHISLVNSQVSLNIEGSKYTINMVKGGPGSYRLRMNESEIEAEIHTLRDGGLLMQLNGNSHVIYAEEEVAGTRLLIDGRTCLLQNDHDPSKLAAETPCKLLRYLISDGSHVDADTPYAEVEVMKMCMPLLSPASGVIHFKMSDGQAMQAGELIASLDLDDPSAVRKAEPFLGSFPLLGPPTAISGKVHQRCAASQNAARMILAGYEHNVDEVIQNLLSCLDSPELPFLQWQECLAVLATRLPKDLRNELEAKYKEYEGIFSLQNVEFPARILRGVLEAHLRSCSDKERGAQERLVEPLLSVVKSYEGGRESHARGIVHSLFEEYLSVEELFSDNIQADVIERLRLQYTKDLLKVVDIVLSHQGVRRKNKLILSLMEQLVYPNPAAYRDKLIRFSALNHTNYSELALKASQLLEQTKLSELRSSIARSLSELEMFTEEGDNMDTPKRKSAINERMEVLVSAPLAVEDALVGLFDHSDHTLQRRVVETYVRRLYQPYLVKESVRMQWHRSGLIATWEFLEEHVERKNGSEDNKMDKPLVEKRSERKWGAMVIIKSLQLLPSVLTAALRETAHNLHKEMSNGSVRPTNHGNMLHIALVGINNQMSLLQDSGDEDQAQERINKLAKILREKDVSTSLKSAGVGVISCIIQRDEGRGPMRHSFHWSLVKLYYEEEPLLRHLEPPLSIYLELDKLKGYDNIKYTPSRDRQWHLYSVVDKPRPIRRMFLRTLVRQPTSDEGLLAYQGLYRGTAPSPLALSFTSRSILRSLTSALEELELNLHSTTLKSDHAHMYLYILREQQIDDLFPYHKRADLNNEHEEGAVQKLLKELACEINTSVGVRMHRLGVCEWEVKLWISSAGEANGAWRVVVANVTGHTCIVHIYREVENVSEQRAVYHSTSGDGPLHGVPVTAPYPSLGVLDQKRLLARKSNTTYCYDFPLAFEAVLEKSWATEAPLIEWPKGKILLKATELAFPDQKASWGTPLVPVERQPGHNDVGMVAWVIEMSTPEFPTGRKIIIVANDVTFRNGSFGPREDAFFQAVTDVACTQKLPLIYLAANSGARIGAAEEVKSCFKVGWSDELSPERGFQYVYLTPEDHERMKSSVIAHELKLSDGEIRWVIDTIIGKEDGLGVENLSGSGAIASAYSRAYHETFTLTYVTGRTVGIGAYLARLGMRCIQRLDQPIILTGYSALNKLLGREVYSSHMQLGGPKIMATNGVVHLTVSDDLEGVSAILKWLSFVPPYCGGPLPILTPLDPPERPIEYFPETTCDPRAAISGLTDPSGKWLGGVFDRDSFVETLEGWARTVVTGRAKLGGIPVGIVAVETQTMMQVIPADPGQLDSHERVVPQAGQVWFPDSATKTAQALMDFNREELPLFILANWRGFSGGQRDLFEGILQAGSTIVENLRTYKQPVFVYIPMMGELRGGAWVVVDSKINSDHIEMYAERTARGNVLEPEGMIEIKFRTKELLECMGRLDQQLINLKSRLQEARTAGVYATIETVHQQIKTREKQLLPVYTQIATKFAELHDTSFRMAAKGVVREVVNWESSRSFFYRRLLRRVEEETLIKTVRDAAGDQLSYKSAMDMVKRWFLDSKESREDAWADDEAFFSWKNDPNNYEESLQQLRVQKVLLHLSKIGDSTLDLRALPQGLVALLQKVEPATREQLINDLRKVLN, encoded by the exons ATGGATACGGGAGAGTACTACTTCTTAGAACTCAACCCACGGTTACAG GTGGAACACCCCGTAACTGAATGGATTGCAGAAATGAATCTGCCAGCAGCCCAAGTTGCTGTCGGAATGGGGATCCCATTGTGGCAAATTCCAG AAATAAGGCGATTCTACGGGATGGAACATGGTGGAGGATATGATGCTTGGAGAAAAACATCAATTGTTGCCACACCGTTTGATTTCGACAAGGCTGAATCAACAAAGCCAAAAGGTCATTGTGTGGCTGTTCGTGTTACAAGTGAGGATCCTGATGATGGTTTTAAGCCTACCAGTGGTAAAGTACAG GAGCTGAGTTTTAAAAGCAAGCCGAATGTGTGGGCCTACTTCTCTGTAAAG TCTGGTGGAGGCATTCATGAGTTTTCAGATTCTCAGTTTG GACATATTTTTGCATTTGGAGAATCCAGAGCCCTAGCCATTGCAAACATGGTCCTCGGACTGAAGGAAATTCAGATACGTGGAGAAATTCGCACAAATGTTGATTACACAATTGATCTATTACAT GCCTCTGATTATAGAGAGAACAAAATACACACAGGCTGGTTGGATAGTAGAATTGCTATGAGGGTTAGAGCAGAAAGACCTCCCTGGTATCTTTCTGTGGTTGGAGGAGCTCTTTAT AAAGCATCTGCAAGTGGTGCGGCCTTGGTTTCTGAGTATGTTGGTTATCTTGAAAAAGGACAAATCCCGCCCAAG CATATTTCTCTTGTGAACTCTCAAGTCTCACTAAATATTGAAGGGAGCAAGTACACT ATAAATATGGTGAAGGGAGGGCCAGGAAGCTATAGGTTGAGAATGAACGAATCAGAGATTGAAGCAGAAATACATACTCTGCGTGATGGAGGACTACTGATGCAG CTGAACGGAAATAGTCATGTTATATATGCTGAGGAGGAAGTGGCTGGAACTCGTCTTCTTATTGACGGAAGGACTTGCTTGCTGCAG AATGATCATGATCCATCAAAGCTAGCGGCAGAGACACCGTGCAAACTTTTGAGATATTTGATATCTGATGGCAGTCATGTTGATGCTGATACACCTTATGCAGAGGTTGAGGTTATGAAGATGTGCATGCCCCTTCTTTCACCTGCTTCAGGAGTTATCCATTTTAAGATGTCTGATGGTCAAGCAATGCAG GCTGGTGAGCTCATAGCATCTCTTGATTTAGATGACCCTTCAGCTGTTAGAAAAGCAGAGCCTTTTCTTGGAAGTTTTCCGCTTCTGGGACCTCCAACTGCAATATCTGGAAAAGTTCATCAGAGGTGTGCTGCAAGTCAGAATGCAGCAAGGATGATTCTTGCTGGATATGAGCATAATGTTGATGAA GTGATTCAAAACCTGCTAAGTTGCCTGGATAGTCCTGAGCTTCCCTTCCTGCAGTGGCAAGAGTGCTTAGCAGTGCTGGCAACACGACTTCCTAAGGACCTGAGGAATGAG TTGGAAGCAAAATATAAGGAGTATGAGGGCATTTTCAGCTTGCAAAATGTTGAATTTCCAGCCAGAATTCTGAGAGGCGTTCTTGAA GCACACTTAAGGTCCTGCTCCGATAAAGAAAGAGGAGCTCAAGAAAGATTAGTTGAACCTTTATTGAGTGTTGTCAAGTCCTACGAGGGTGGAAGAGAGAGTCATGCCCGTGGAATTGTCCACTCCCTTTTTGAAGAGTATCTATCTGTTGAAGAATTGTTCAGTGACAACATCCAG GCTGATGTAATTGAACGCCTCCGACTTCAATACACAAAAGATCTCCTGaaggttgttgacattgtgctTTCTCATCAG GGTGTTAGGCGTAAAAATAAGCTTATACTTAGTCTGATGGAGCAGTTGGTATATCCAAATCCGGCAGCATACAGGGACAAACTTATCCGTTTTTCAGCACTCAACCATACGAATTATTCTGAG TTGGCACTGAAGGCAAGTCAACTTCTAGAGCAAACTAAACTGAGTGAACTACGTTCAAGCATTGCCAGAAGTCTTTCTGAGTTAGAGATGTTCACTGAAGAAGGTGACAATATGGATACACCTAAGCGGAAAAGTGCCATCAACGAAAGAATGGAAGTTCTAGTAAGTGCTCCGTTAGCTGTCGAAGATGCACTTGTAGGTCTTTTTGATCACAGTGATCACACCCTTCAGAGGAGGGTTGTGGAGACTTATGTTCGAAGACTATATCAG CCCTACCTTGTTAAGGAGAGTGTGAGGATGCAGTGGCACAGATCTGGGCTAATAGCTACATGGGAGTTCTTAGAAGAACATGTGGAGAGAAAGAATGGGTCTGAAGACAATAAGATGGATAAACCATTAGTTGAAAAACGCAGCGAAAGAAAATGGGGAGCCATGGTAATAATCAAATCTCTCCAACTCTTGCCGTCAGTATTAACTGCTGCATTGAGGGAAACAGCACACAACTTGCACAAAGAGATGTCAAATGGATCGGTTCGACCAACCAATCATGGCAACATGCTGCATATTGCATTGGTGGGCATCAACAATCAAATGAGTTTGCTTCAGGATAG TGGCGATGAAGATCAGGCTCAAGAAAGGATCAACAAGTTAGCTAAAATATTAAGAGAGAAAGATGTGAGCACCAGCCTTAAAAGTGCAGGTGTTGGGGTTATCAGCTGCATCATACAGAGAGATGAAGGGCGAGGTCCAATGAGGCACTCCTTTCACTGGTCACTTGTGAAGCTGTATTATGAGGAGGAGCCTCTGTTGCGTCATCTGGAGCCTCCGCTATCCATTTACCTTGAATTG GACAAGCTTAAGGGCTATGATAATATAAAGTACACTCCATCCCGGGACCGTCAATGGCATCTTTATTCTGTTGTAGACAAGCCACGTCCAATCCGGAGAATGTTTCTCAGAACACTTGTAAGACAACCCACATCAGATGAAGGTCTACTAGCATATCAAGGATTGTATCGGGGAACCGCTCCATCTCCTTTGGCTTTGTCTTTTACTTCAAGGAGCATCTTGAGGTCCTTAACATCTGCCCTGGAGGAGCTTGAACTTAATCTCCATAGCACAACGTTAAAATCTGACCATGCTCATATGTACTTGTACATTTTGCGCGAGCAACAGATAGATGATCTATTTCCCTATCATAA GAGGGCAGACCTAAACAATGAGCACGAAGAAGGTGCTGTTCAGAAACTCTTGAAAGAGTTGGCTTGTGAAATTAATACATCTGTCGGTGTTAGGATGCATAGGTTAGGTGTATGTGAGTGGGAAGTGAAACTCTGGATATCATCTGCAGGAGAAGCCAATGGTGCTTGGAGGGTTGTGGTTGCAAATGTGACAGGGCACACCTGCATTGTGCAT ATCTATCGGGAAGTTGAGAATGTGTCTGAACAAAGAGCGGTCTATCATTCAACCTCCGGGGATGGTCCTTTACATGGTGTACCTGTTACTGCACCTTATCCATCATTGGGGGTGCTTGACCAGAAACGGCTTTTGGCCCGGAAGAGTAACACCACTTACTGCTACGATTTCCCACTG GCCTTTGAAGCCGTGTTGGAGAAGTCTTGGGCCACTGAGGCTCCACTAATAGAGTGGCCTAAGGGTAAGATCCTCTTGAAAGCCACAGAGTTAGCTTTTCCTGACCAAAAAGCTAGTTGGGGTACTCCTCTTGTCCCTGTGGAGCGTCAGCCTGGCCACAATGACGTCGGTATGGTGGCATGGGTTATAGAAATGTCTACTCCTGAGTTCCCAACAGGAAGGAAAATAATTATTGTAGCAAATGACGTGACTTTCAGAAATGGATCTTTTGGTCCGAGAGAGGATGCGTTTTTCCAAGCTGTGACTGATGTTGCTTGCACCCAGAAGTTGCCACTTATTTATTTGGCAGCAAATTCAGGGGCTCGTATTGGTGCTGCAGAGGAGGTCAAATCTTGCTTTAAAGTTGGGTGGTCAGATGAGTTGAGCCCTGAGCGGGGTTTTCAGTATGTTTACTTGACTCCTGAAGATCATGAACGAATGAAATCTTCTgtcattgctcatgaactgaagTTGTCAGATGGAGAGATCCGATGGGTTATAGATACTATAATAGGAAAAGAGGATGGCCTCGGAGTTGAGAACTTAAGTGGTAGTGGAGCCATTGCCAGTGCATATTCGCGGGCATACCATGAAACATTTACCTTGACATACGTAACCGGCAGAACTGTGGGCATAGGTGCTTATCTTGCTCGTCTTGGCATGCGGTGTATACAGAGGCTCGATCAGCCTATAATTCTGACTGGTTATTCTGCACTTAACAAACTTTTGGGTCGGGAAGTCTACAGCTCGCACATGCAACTTGGTGGACCTAAAATCATGGCAACTAATGGTGTTGTTCATCTGACTGTCTCAGATGACCTTGAGGGGGTATCTGCGATCTTGAAGTGGTTGAGCTTTGTACCCCCATACTGTGGTGGTCCACTTCCTATTTTGACCCCCTTGGATCCTCCAGAGAGACCTATTGAGTATTTCCCTGAGACGACATGCGATCCAAGAGCAGCTATCTCTGGCTTAACAGATCCAAGTGGAAAGTGGTTAGGTGGCGTTTTCGACAGGGATAGCTTCGTTGAGACACTGGAAGGCTGGGCAAGGACTGTTGTAACAGGACGGGCAAAACTTGGAGGAATTCCTGTAGGAATAGTTGCTGTTGAGACCCAAACTATGATGCAAGTAATCCCTGCCGATCCTGGACAGCTTGATTCTCATGAAAGGGTTGTCCCTCAGGCAGGGCAAGTATGGTTTCCTGACTCCGCAACGAAGACGGCTCAAGCACTGATGGATTTCAATAGGGAGGAGCTACCTCTTTTCATTCTTGCCAACTGGAGGGGATTTTCAGGTGGACAAAGGGACCTTTTTGAAGGTATCCTCCAAGCTGGATCAACCATTGTTGAGAACCTTCGAACATACAAACAGCCTGTTTTTGTGTACATTCCTATGATGGGCGAGCTCCGTGGTGGGGCATGGGTTGTTGTGGATAGTAAGATCAATTCAGACCATATTGAAATGTATGCTGAACGAACAGCTAGAGGAAATGTCCTTGAGCCTGAAGGTATGATTGAGATCAAATTCCGGACAAAAGAATTGCTTGAGTGCATGGGTAGGCTTGACCAACAGCTTATCAATCTCAAGTCAAGGCTTCAGGAAGCTAGGACTGCTGGGGTATATGCTACGATTGAAACCGTACATCAGCAAATAAAAACACGCGAGAAGCAGCTTTTGCCAGTATACACTCAAATAGCAACAAAGTTTGCGGAACTGCACGATACTTCATTTAGAATGGCTGCAAAGGGGGTAGTCAGGGAAGTGGTAAATTGGGAAAGTTCTCGTTCGTTCTTCTACAGGCGATTGCTCAGAAGGGTTGAGGAGGAGACGCTGATCAAAACTGTGAGGGATGCTGCCGGTGACCAGCTTTCTTACAAATCTGCGATGGATATGGTGAAAAGGTGGTTTCTGGATTCAAAAGAAAGCAGAGAAGATGCTTGGGCAGATGACGAAGCTTTCTTCTCATGGAAGAACGACCCTAATAACTACGAGGAAAGCCTACAACAGTTGCGAGTCCAAAAGGTGTTACTTCACCTATCCAAGATTGGTGATTCAACATTGGATTTACGTGCTCTACCACAGGGTCTTGTTGCTCTCCTACAAAAG GTTGAGCCAGCAACTAGAGAGCAGTTGATCAATGATCTGAGAAAGGTGCTTAATTAA